A DNA window from Microcystis aeruginosa NIES-843 contains the following coding sequences:
- a CDS encoding methyltransferase domain-containing protein, producing MQQFIQTLSQCPKCQSSQLIFDDHQIICKNCNSEFAIVNNKPVFIREDNEIFSPSFYTNTVTNHSPKEKNIFSKIVPSPSINLIYIERIQNFAQTLEKFTLAYVLVVGGGNQKRDLDRLMSEYSNIKLIYSDVDVNADVDLFCDAHDLPFQDQVFHGIITTAVLEHVLYPEKVVSEMHRVLKDGGVIYSEIPFMQQVHEGAYDFTRYTLSGHRRLFNYFSEISSGLVAGPGTVLVWSIEHFALCFAGNNTSRLLTKAIVRLLFSWLKYFDYLFKNNPQALDGASCTYFLGKKSPEKVVSDQMIIERYKGANNLRHT from the coding sequence ATGCAACAATTTATCCAGACGTTGAGTCAATGCCCTAAGTGTCAAAGTAGTCAATTAATTTTTGATGATCATCAGATTATTTGCAAAAACTGTAATTCTGAATTTGCTATTGTCAATAATAAACCAGTATTCATTCGAGAAGATAATGAAATTTTTTCTCCCTCTTTTTATACTAATACGGTGACTAATCATAGTCCAAAAGAAAAAAATATATTCTCAAAAATTGTCCCTAGTCCATCGATTAACTTAATCTATATTGAGAGGATTCAAAATTTTGCTCAGACTTTAGAAAAGTTTACCCTAGCCTATGTTTTGGTTGTGGGTGGAGGAAATCAGAAAAGAGATTTGGATAGGTTAATGTCAGAATATAGCAATATCAAATTGATATATTCCGATGTTGATGTTAATGCAGATGTCGATTTATTCTGTGATGCTCACGATCTTCCTTTTCAAGACCAAGTTTTTCATGGTATTATTACCACAGCAGTTTTAGAACACGTTCTCTACCCCGAAAAAGTCGTTAGTGAAATGCACAGAGTTCTCAAAGATGGCGGGGTAATTTATTCAGAAATTCCCTTTATGCAGCAGGTTCATGAAGGGGCCTATGATTTTACCAGATATACCCTTTCTGGTCATCGGCGTTTGTTTAACTATTTTTCGGAAATTTCCAGTGGTTTAGTTGCTGGACCCGGAACAGTTTTAGTCTGGTCTATCGAACATTTCGCTTTATGTTTTGCTGGCAATAATACCTCAAGATTATTAACTAAAGCAATAGTGAGATTATTGTTTTCTTGGCTTAAATATTTTGACTATCTATTCAAAAATAATCCTCAGGCTCTCGATGGAGCTTCTTGTACATATTTCTTAGGAAAAAAATCTCCTGAGAAAGTAGTTTCTGATCAAATGATTATTGAGAGATATAAAGGAGCTAATAATCTTCGCCATACCTAG
- a CDS encoding class I SAM-dependent methyltransferase, producing MKNVENPTNYQHLLSIINTESYRHSTDQEVKILDVGCGNGQLIAYLTKNLPCVQPNINWKVYGLDVVNHGVQKKGFMDETIENLSKNFSGVDWHERLTLIYDDEKWQYPDNFFDVIISNQVVEHVKNHLLFFLEISRTLTMNGYSVHLFPLSNVLWEWHIHLPLVHKVKNFDFLFDNIKFLSTLGLGTFHRQTKESGISLEDWTEKHTDYLHYFTNYISYQEILNMGKISNLRTSFRYTRELYQLYLDKKMKRTPKSIYTNHYSSFILEFLSIFFLKYIASVTLFLEKKQTFS from the coding sequence ATGAAGAATGTAGAAAATCCTACTAATTATCAACATTTATTAAGTATAATCAATACTGAATCTTACAGACATTCAACTGATCAAGAAGTCAAAATTCTAGATGTTGGGTGTGGTAACGGACAATTGATTGCATACTTGACAAAAAATCTTCCCTGTGTACAGCCAAATATTAATTGGAAAGTCTATGGTTTAGACGTGGTTAATCATGGTGTTCAAAAAAAGGGGTTTATGGATGAAACAATTGAAAATCTATCAAAGAATTTTTCTGGGGTAGATTGGCATGAAAGACTAACTTTAATTTATGATGATGAAAAGTGGCAATATCCAGATAATTTTTTTGATGTAATTATTTCTAACCAAGTGGTGGAACACGTCAAGAATCATCTACTTTTTTTTCTTGAGATATCTAGAACATTAACAATGAATGGATATTCTGTACATCTATTTCCCTTGTCCAACGTTCTCTGGGAATGGCATATTCATTTACCTTTAGTCCATAAGGTTAAAAACTTTGATTTTTTGTTTGATAACATTAAATTTTTAAGCACTTTAGGTTTAGGAACTTTTCATCGTCAGACTAAAGAATCTGGTATATCCTTGGAAGATTGGACTGAAAAACATACGGATTATTTACATTATTTTACTAACTATATTAGCTACCAAGAGATTTTAAATATGGGCAAAATATCTAATTTAAGGACATCTTTCAGATATACGAGGGAACTTTATCAACTATACCTAGACAAGAAAATGAAACGAACACCAAAATCAATCTATACCAACCATTATAGCTCATTTATCTTGGAGTTTTTATCTATATTTTTTCTTAAGTATATTGCCAGTGTAACTTTGTTTCTTGAGAAAAAACAGACTTTCAGTTAA
- a CDS encoding glycosyltransferase family 2 protein: MTIKPPLQEKKFIELDANFSTTRRVTMERPAIINDPCAKVQSHLFLPPNPERRGEGGLRTKGYFKHSYPETSELSEKFAVPLVTIITVVFNGEKHLEQAIQSVISQSYNNVEYIIIDGGSRDSTIDIIRKYDDQIDYWLSEPDEGIYDAMNKGWKLSQGDYIYYLGSDDILLNIPSQSIQKASLNNTDIIHGNVIMDNGQLRISRYNPLIVFKNTLCPQGLFIKKKLLAQLPFNTKYKVYADFDLNQKIYKMSASSIKDKSTIAFFRLGGASSSYQDNSKLANCKQEYARVIYDNFGLSGLILSWIWGAVRGLVVKNNIHLHTDYKTLKRILKDCK, translated from the coding sequence ATGACAATAAAGCCACCATTACAAGAGAAAAAATTTATCGAGCTAGATGCTAACTTCTCTACAACTCGCCGAGTAACTATGGAGAGGCCTGCTATTATTAACGATCCTTGTGCAAAAGTGCAATCTCATTTATTTTTGCCACCAAATCCAGAACGCAGGGGAGAAGGAGGATTAAGAACAAAGGGATATTTCAAGCATTCCTACCCAGAGACAAGTGAGTTATCGGAAAAATTTGCAGTTCCTCTGGTTACTATTATAACGGTAGTTTTTAATGGAGAAAAGCACTTAGAGCAAGCAATTCAGAGTGTCATTAGCCAGTCTTACAATAATGTTGAGTATATTATTATAGACGGAGGTTCTAGGGACAGCACAATTGATATTATTCGTAAGTATGATGATCAGATAGATTATTGGTTGAGCGAACCTGACGAAGGTATATATGATGCGATGAATAAAGGCTGGAAATTGAGTCAAGGAGATTACATTTACTACCTGGGGAGCGATGATATATTGTTAAATATACCTAGCCAATCTATTCAAAAAGCAAGTTTAAACAATACGGACATAATTCATGGCAATGTAATTATGGATAACGGTCAGCTACGGATTAGTAGATATAATCCATTAATTGTGTTCAAAAATACTTTATGTCCGCAAGGACTATTCATTAAGAAAAAGCTACTTGCTCAACTTCCGTTCAACACCAAATATAAAGTATATGCTGATTTCGATCTTAATCAAAAGATTTATAAGATGAGTGCATCGTCAATCAAAGACAAATCTACGATTGCTTTTTTTAGACTTGGTGGTGCCAGCAGTTCCTATCAAGATAACTCAAAATTAGCGAATTGTAAGCAGGAGTACGCTAGAGTTATTTATGATAATTTTGGTTTGTCTGGGCTGATTTTATCTTGGATTTGGGGGGCTGTACGAGGTTTGGTTGTTAAAAACAATATCCATTTACATACGGATTACAAAACCTTGAAAAGAATTTTAAAAGACTGCAAATAA
- a CDS encoding IS5-like element ISMae6 family transposase, whose translation MYRKSELPSTPPENFELPFEGKLSQDNRWVIMANLIPWSEFEAEYASLFSEEMGAPAKTFRTALGALIIKEKLGTSDRETVEQIKENPYLQYFLGFSAYSNEPQFEASMLVHFRERITRELINKVNRFMVKNSREIKEEENTEKKLESETQSQPENRGKLILDASCAPADISYPTDLNLLNQGRKQTEKIIDILYETIKGKLVQKPRTYRLLARKSYLEVAKKRKPTFKQRRKALKRQLQYLKRNLDHIEQLLAEGASLQSLKKRDYKLLLVVTEVYRQQLWMYQNNKQSIEDRIVSLTQPHIRPIVRGKAGKPVEFGAKFSASCIDGYIFLDRISWDNFNESGDLKAQIEAYYDYTGYYPESVHVDKIYRTRENRAWCKERGIRISGPPLGRPAKNVSKEQKKQATDDERIRNCIEGKFGQGKRRFSLGKVMAKLPHTSFSAIAITFLVMNLSNLLRQVFWAFLCLKWKNSTFSRSMIRISYNLKINQQLKLMLVAK comes from the coding sequence ATGTACCGTAAAAGCGAGTTACCCTCAACCCCACCAGAAAACTTCGAGCTGCCCTTTGAGGGGAAATTATCCCAAGATAATCGTTGGGTAATTATGGCCAACCTCATTCCCTGGTCAGAATTTGAAGCGGAATACGCATCACTTTTTTCAGAAGAAATGGGCGCACCCGCCAAAACATTTAGGACAGCACTAGGAGCATTAATTATTAAAGAAAAATTAGGAACAAGCGATAGAGAAACGGTAGAACAAATCAAGGAAAATCCTTATTTACAATACTTCTTGGGGTTTTCAGCCTACAGCAATGAACCCCAGTTTGAAGCGTCAATGTTGGTTCACTTTCGAGAAAGAATCACTCGGGAACTAATTAATAAAGTGAATCGCTTTATGGTCAAAAATTCGAGAGAAATAAAAGAAGAAGAAAACACCGAAAAAAAGTTAGAGAGCGAAACCCAAAGTCAACCAGAAAATCGAGGTAAATTAATTTTAGATGCCAGTTGTGCGCCCGCAGATATTAGTTATCCTACGGATTTAAACCTGTTAAATCAAGGAAGAAAACAAACCGAAAAAATTATTGATATTCTCTATGAAACTATAAAAGGAAAACTTGTTCAAAAACCGAGAACCTATCGTCTCCTGGCCAGAAAAAGTTATTTAGAAGTAGCAAAAAAAAGAAAACCTACCTTCAAACAAAGACGAAAAGCTCTAAAAAGACAACTGCAATATCTGAAAAGAAATCTCGACCATATTGAACAACTTTTAGCAGAAGGAGCCTCTCTACAAAGCTTGAAAAAAAGAGACTATAAACTGTTATTAGTAGTCACAGAAGTTTATCGCCAACAACTCTGGATGTACCAAAATAACAAACAGAGTATTGAAGACAGAATTGTCAGCTTAACTCAACCCCACATCCGTCCGATAGTCAGAGGAAAAGCTGGAAAACCCGTAGAATTTGGGGCCAAATTCTCAGCAAGCTGTATAGATGGTTACATATTTTTAGACCGGATTAGTTGGGATAACTTTAATGAATCGGGAGATTTAAAAGCACAAATAGAAGCTTATTATGACTATACAGGATACTATCCAGAATCAGTTCATGTGGACAAAATTTATCGAACCAGAGAAAACCGAGCTTGGTGTAAAGAAAGGGGAATCAGAATCAGTGGTCCCCCATTAGGAAGACCAGCCAAAAATGTTAGTAAAGAACAAAAGAAACAAGCTACTGATGATGAGAGGATTCGGAATTGTATAGAGGGCAAATTTGGACAAGGGAAAAGAAGATTTAGCTTAGGTAAAGTGATGGCTAAACTTCCTCATACTTCCTTTTCAGCGATTGCTATTACTTTTTTAGTCATGAATCTTTCTAACCTGTTGAGGCAGGTTTTTTGGGCTTTTTTATGTCTGAAATGGAAAAACAGCACTTTTTCTCGGTCAATGATTAGGATAAGTTATAATTTAAAAATTAATCAACAACTAAAGCTTATGCTTGTAGCTAAGTGA
- a CDS encoding IS5-like element ISMae4 family transposase produces the protein MFISKIMDYQNLSDEQFKRRFGVYKQTYRKMVESVKSVEADSNSPSKRGLKPKLSIEEQVLVTLEYWREYRTYFHIGTSWELSESTICRIVNKTEKMLLQSGNFRLKGKKALLNQAEIPVVTVMDVTETPIERPQKKQKDFFWGKRGYHTLKSQLVADQNTEEIICVFCGKGRGHDFSLFKKSRVRFHPLTTSIEDSGYQGIAAYHSNSYTPKKKPKNRKLTELEKEYNKALAKERIIIEHINRKLKTFKILSCKYRNRRRRYSLRVNLLAAIYNCELGIGIAAS, from the coding sequence ATGTTTATTAGCAAAATTATGGATTATCAAAACTTATCAGATGAGCAATTCAAACGCCGTTTCGGTGTGTATAAACAAACATATAGAAAGATGGTAGAATCAGTAAAAAGTGTTGAAGCCGACTCTAATTCACCATCTAAAAGGGGACTGAAACCTAAACTATCTATAGAAGAACAAGTTTTAGTAACGTTAGAATATTGGCGAGAATATAGAACATATTTTCACATTGGTACAAGCTGGGAACTATCAGAATCAACTATATGTCGGATTGTAAATAAGACGGAAAAAATGCTTTTACAATCGGGAAACTTCCGTTTAAAAGGAAAAAAAGCTTTACTCAATCAAGCAGAGATACCGGTCGTAACGGTAATGGATGTAACGGAAACTCCCATTGAACGCCCCCAAAAGAAACAGAAAGATTTTTTTTGGGGTAAAAGAGGTTATCATACTTTAAAATCCCAATTAGTAGCTGATCAAAATACAGAGGAAATTATCTGTGTCTTTTGTGGGAAAGGCAGAGGTCATGATTTTAGTTTATTTAAAAAAAGTCGAGTTCGTTTTCATCCTTTAACTACCAGCATAGAAGACAGTGGTTATCAGGGAATAGCTGCATACCATAGTAATAGTTATACACCGAAAAAGAAACCGAAAAATAGAAAATTAACAGAGTTAGAAAAAGAGTATAACAAGGCTTTAGCCAAAGAAAGGATTATCATTGAACATATAAATAGGAAACTCAAAACCTTTAAAATCTTATCCTGTAAATATCGGAATCGTCGTCGAAGATATAGTTTAAGAGTTAACTTGTTGGCGGCTATTTATAACTGTGAGTTAGGGATAGGTATAGCAGCTTCTTAA
- a CDS encoding Uma2 family endonuclease: MTSTIAPSRLSLPTQDELPCDDGVPMETQRHKLQMDILIDALLPWLAAREDGYVGGNMFVYFSAAQLKSEDFRGPDFFAVLGVPKGERKSWVVWEEGKAPDVVIELLSESTAPQDKTEKKAIYQDRLRVPEYFWYDPFNPEDWAGFILRDGNYEPLSLETGERFFSQRLGLTLVRWQGEYKGVEAVWLRWATFAGDLLPTESELTEQERMRAQQERMRAQQERMRAEDLEALLQRYRERFGDLPE, encoded by the coding sequence ATGACTTCAACTATTGCTCCTTCTCGACTTTCACTGCCTACCCAAGATGAATTGCCCTGCGATGACGGCGTTCCCATGGAAACCCAACGACATAAACTCCAGATGGATATACTCATAGATGCCTTGTTACCCTGGTTAGCTGCTAGGGAAGATGGCTATGTAGGCGGCAATATGTTCGTTTATTTCAGTGCCGCACAGTTAAAAAGCGAGGACTTTCGCGGTCCCGATTTCTTTGCTGTCCTGGGGGTTCCTAAAGGGGAAAGAAAAAGTTGGGTAGTTTGGGAAGAGGGGAAAGCTCCCGACGTGGTTATCGAACTCCTTTCCGAAAGTACTGCCCCACAGGATAAAACCGAAAAGAAAGCCATCTATCAAGACCGTTTGCGAGTGCCAGAATATTTCTGGTACGATCCCTTTAATCCTGAAGACTGGGCAGGTTTTATCCTCAGAGACGGCAACTACGAGCCATTATCTCTAGAGACGGGAGAAAGATTTTTCAGTCAAAGGCTAGGGTTAACTTTGGTACGCTGGCAAGGGGAGTATAAGGGAGTCGAGGCAGTTTGGCTGCGTTGGGCGACTTTTGCCGGCGATTTACTGCCCACGGAGTCAGAGCTAACTGAACAGGAAAGAATGCGGGCCCAACAAGAAAGAATGCGGGCCCAACAGGAAAGAATGCGGGCTGAGGATTTAGAAGCATTGCTCCAACGCTATCGAGAGCGTTTTGGGGATTTGCCAGAATAA